One genomic window of Halovivax cerinus includes the following:
- a CDS encoding FAD-binding and (Fe-S)-binding domain-containing protein: MATERGPAADRRATYDYRSERVERPDLAAALAERIDGEVRLDNYSRTLYATDASAYEVTPIGVVFPRSTDDVAAVMGYCADEEIPVLPRGGGTSLAGQTVNRAVVLDFTRYMDDIVAVDPDAATATVQPGTILGTLNETVESHGLTFAPDPAWGDKSAIGGAIGNNSTGAHSLLYGKTDAYVESCEVVLADGTVTEFGAVTVDELERRGDLDGSLEERIFATVARILDEEGDAIEAAYPDLKRNVSGYNLDRLVAEARGADLPGGESTGEPGTVNLARLLAGSEGTLAIVTEATVSLEPLPETKAVAMLCYRNLHDAMADVSRILYHDPAAVEVLDDVLIDLARETPEFGPVADRLPDGTNATLLVEFYAESDEAGERAVADLLEDRCPRVDPIGRVSDEDAPADGVVAPTDESPRAFDALEAHEPDERATLWNLRKSGLPILLSRTTDAKHASFIEDTAVPPDRLPEFVEGFEDILDAHDTNASFYAHAGPGVLHVRPLVNTKTEAGLDRFHGIGDDVTRLVVELGGSVSGEHGDGRARSQWNRRLYGDRVWDTFRELKEAFDPDWLLNPGTVVGDDEAAGSAGGDASPAATEVVPTRSTRSRTADMREHLRFDPDYEFEAGFEPTLTWDTDNGFQGMVELCHGCGGCRGEQSTTGGVMCPTYRASREEITSTRGRANALRRAMTGDLDADEPFSDEFVEEVLDLCIGCKGCAVDCPSGVDMAKLKAEVTNEYRERNGASLRDRLFANVHTLSAWGSRLAPLSNWAPSVPGARWVLERTLGIDAGRDLPTFTRQTFTDWFETRPTTRSEATPVSDRRALVVPDTYTNYTNPDAGRAAVTVLEAAGVEVALAPVSGDTGRPAFSKGFLDLARSRASDAVDSLHPFVTDGWDVVVIEPSDAVMVQSDYLDLLPGERTERVAEATFGVCEYLDRFDLVDELPADPSSHPPLTYHGHCHQKATKTASHGSTVLDRAGFDVDRLDSGCCGMAGSFGYEAEHASMSDAIGAILLDQVADSDGERVVAPGASCRTQLSSLSTGAEAPPTPIEVLAESLDTAR; the protein is encoded by the coding sequence ATGGCGACCGAGCGCGGGCCGGCGGCCGACCGGCGTGCGACTTACGACTACCGGAGCGAGCGCGTCGAGCGACCGGACCTCGCCGCGGCGCTCGCCGAGCGGATCGACGGTGAGGTACGACTGGACAACTACTCGCGGACGCTGTACGCCACCGACGCGAGCGCCTACGAGGTGACGCCGATCGGCGTCGTCTTCCCGCGCTCGACCGACGACGTCGCGGCCGTGATGGGGTACTGCGCCGACGAGGAGATCCCAGTCCTCCCGCGCGGCGGCGGCACGAGTCTGGCCGGCCAGACGGTCAACCGGGCCGTCGTCCTCGACTTCACGCGCTACATGGACGATATCGTCGCCGTCGACCCCGACGCCGCCACGGCGACGGTCCAGCCGGGGACGATCCTGGGGACGCTGAACGAGACCGTCGAGTCACACGGACTCACGTTCGCACCGGATCCGGCGTGGGGCGACAAGAGCGCGATCGGCGGGGCGATCGGCAACAACTCGACCGGGGCACACTCACTGCTGTACGGAAAGACCGACGCGTACGTCGAATCGTGTGAGGTCGTCCTCGCCGACGGGACGGTGACCGAGTTCGGCGCGGTCACGGTCGACGAACTCGAACGGCGCGGCGACCTCGACGGCTCGCTGGAGGAACGGATCTTCGCCACCGTCGCCCGGATACTCGACGAGGAGGGCGACGCGATCGAGGCGGCGTATCCCGATCTGAAGCGAAACGTCTCCGGCTACAACCTGGATCGGCTGGTGGCGGAAGCCCGCGGCGCCGACCTTCCCGGCGGTGAGTCGACGGGCGAACCGGGGACCGTCAACCTCGCGCGCCTGCTGGCCGGGAGCGAGGGGACCCTCGCCATCGTCACCGAGGCGACCGTCTCGCTCGAACCGCTCCCTGAGACCAAGGCCGTCGCCATGCTGTGCTATCGCAATCTTCACGACGCGATGGCCGACGTCTCGCGGATTCTTTACCACGATCCCGCTGCGGTCGAGGTGCTGGACGACGTCCTCATCGATCTCGCCCGTGAGACGCCGGAGTTCGGACCCGTCGCCGATCGGCTCCCGGACGGAACGAACGCGACGTTGCTCGTCGAGTTCTACGCCGAGTCGGACGAGGCGGGAGAACGGGCCGTCGCGGACCTCCTCGAAGATCGGTGCCCGCGCGTCGACCCGATCGGCAGAGTCTCTGACGAGGATGCTCCCGCCGACGGGGTTGTGGCGCCCACGGACGAGTCACCCCGCGCGTTCGACGCCCTCGAGGCGCACGAACCGGACGAGCGGGCGACGCTGTGGAACCTTCGCAAGTCGGGCCTCCCGATATTGCTCTCGCGGACGACCGACGCGAAGCACGCCTCGTTCATCGAGGACACGGCGGTCCCGCCCGACCGCCTGCCCGAGTTCGTCGAGGGATTCGAGGATATCCTCGACGCCCACGACACGAACGCGTCGTTCTACGCGCACGCGGGGCCCGGCGTCCTCCACGTCAGACCGCTCGTGAACACGAAGACGGAGGCGGGGCTCGATCGGTTCCACGGCATCGGCGACGACGTAACCCGACTGGTCGTCGAGCTTGGCGGTTCGGTCTCGGGCGAACACGGCGACGGTCGGGCCAGGTCGCAGTGGAATCGCCGACTCTACGGCGACCGCGTCTGGGACACGTTCCGCGAGCTGAAGGAGGCGTTCGACCCCGACTGGTTGCTCAACCCGGGTACCGTCGTTGGCGACGACGAGGCGGCAGGTTCCGCGGGAGGCGACGCCTCACCGGCGGCCACCGAGGTCGTCCCGACGCGGTCGACCCGTTCGCGGACAGCTGACATGCGCGAGCACCTCCGGTTCGATCCCGACTACGAGTTCGAGGCGGGCTTCGAACCGACGCTCACGTGGGACACCGACAACGGCTTCCAGGGAATGGTCGAACTCTGTCACGGCTGTGGTGGCTGTCGGGGCGAGCAGTCGACCACCGGGGGCGTGATGTGTCCGACCTATCGGGCGAGCCGGGAGGAGATCACCAGCACGCGCGGTCGGGCGAACGCGCTCAGACGGGCGATGACTGGCGATCTAGACGCGGACGAACCGTTCTCGGACGAGTTCGTCGAGGAGGTGCTCGACCTCTGCATCGGCTGCAAGGGCTGTGCTGTCGACTGTCCGAGCGGGGTCGACATGGCCAAGCTCAAAGCCGAGGTGACCAACGAGTACCGCGAACGAAACGGCGCGTCGCTTCGCGACCGTCTCTTCGCGAACGTCCACACGCTCTCGGCGTGGGGGAGTCGACTGGCGCCGCTCTCGAACTGGGCCCCGTCCGTTCCCGGCGCCCGCTGGGTCCTCGAACGGACGCTCGGCATCGACGCCGGACGTGACCTCCCGACGTTCACTCGTCAGACGTTTACCGACTGGTTCGAGACTCGCCCGACCACCAGGTCTGAGGCGACCCCGGTCTCAGACCGCCGGGCGCTCGTCGTCCCCGACACGTACACGAATTACACCAACCCGGACGCGGGGAGAGCCGCGGTGACCGTGCTGGAGGCGGCCGGCGTCGAGGTCGCGCTCGCACCGGTCTCCGGCGACACCGGCCGACCGGCGTTCTCGAAGGGATTCCTCGACCTCGCCCGCTCGCGCGCGTCTGACGCCGTCGACTCCCTCCACCCGTTCGTCACTGACGGCTGGGACGTCGTCGTGATCGAACCGTCTGACGCCGTCATGGTGCAGTCTGACTACCTCGACTTGCTCCCCGGCGAGCGGACCGAACGCGTGGCTGAGGCGACGTTCGGCGTCTGTGAGTACCTGGATCGGTTCGACCTCGTCGACGAGCTCCCGGCCGATCCATCGTCGCATCCCCCGCTCACCTATCACGGTCACTGTCACCAGAAGGCGACGAAGACCGCGTCACACGGGAGTACCGTCCTTGATCGGGCCGGATTCGACGTCGACCGACTCGACTCCGGGTGTTGTGGGATGGCGGGCAGTTTCGGATACGAGGCTGAACACGCCTCGATGAGCGACGCCATCGGCGCCATTCTGCTCGACCAGGTGGCCGACAGCGACGGCGAGCGCGTCGTTGCCCCCGGCGCATCGTGTCGGACGCAACTCTCGTCGCTCTCGACGGGTGCCGAGGCGCCGCCGACTCCGATCGAAGTGCTGGCCGAGTCGCTCGACACTGCACGATAG
- a CDS encoding winged helix-turn-helix transcriptional regulator yields the protein MSQQVHQSETSVEGANEAACPTVEAIDQIGSKWRLVVLYDLREADEKRFNEIKRSTKANSRTLSRVLDDLADAGLVTRRVEDQPIASYYSLTSKGEALCPVLSSLEDWASQWIDQ from the coding sequence ATGTCCCAGCAGGTTCACCAATCCGAGACGAGCGTCGAAGGCGCGAACGAGGCGGCCTGTCCGACGGTCGAGGCGATCGACCAGATCGGCTCGAAGTGGCGCCTGGTCGTGCTCTACGACCTCCGCGAGGCGGACGAGAAACGATTCAACGAGATCAAGCGCTCGACGAAGGCCAACTCGCGGACGCTCTCGCGCGTCCTCGACGACCTCGCCGACGCGGGGCTCGTGACCAGACGCGTCGAGGACCAGCCCATCGCGAGCTACTATAGCCTCACCTCGAAGGGCGAGGCCCTCTGTCCGGTCCTCTCCAGTCTGGAGGACTGGGCGAGCCAGTGGATCGACCAGTGA
- a CDS encoding DUF6293 family protein, whose product MDVTQRVHIAPVSAEYDRVRCPIEEQRADVVYLLVHDDPDAVPPYVDDLRAELDEGVQELTVVETDFSDVYSVLGDVTTIAASHDGDDVYVNVSGAGTIPAIGATIACMDVSTDATAYYVTPESYTHDGHDHPITSGMESTTPIPTYPIDSPTPDQIAIMAFLADPAAVDERFETTRPKKSDLIEFARDEGLSFIADRNPSTDKGAFRVLDTHVVGPLVEDGYVTVERVGRRRLVELTERGENAYRAFHHKVDEA is encoded by the coding sequence ATGGACGTCACGCAGCGCGTTCACATCGCTCCCGTCAGCGCCGAGTACGATCGAGTCCGGTGTCCGATCGAGGAGCAGCGGGCCGACGTCGTCTACTTGCTCGTCCACGACGACCCAGACGCCGTTCCGCCGTACGTCGACGACCTGCGTGCGGAACTCGACGAGGGCGTCCAGGAGCTGACCGTCGTGGAGACGGATTTTTCGGACGTCTACAGCGTGCTCGGCGACGTCACGACGATTGCGGCCAGTCACGACGGCGACGACGTCTACGTCAACGTCTCGGGCGCGGGAACGATTCCGGCGATCGGCGCGACGATCGCCTGCATGGACGTCTCGACCGACGCCACGGCCTACTACGTCACGCCCGAATCCTACACCCACGACGGCCACGATCACCCGATCACGTCGGGCATGGAGTCGACGACGCCGATCCCGACGTATCCGATCGACTCACCGACGCCGGACCAGATCGCGATCATGGCGTTCCTGGCCGATCCGGCCGCCGTCGACGAGCGGTTCGAAACGACGCGACCGAAGAAGAGCGACCTGATCGAGTTCGCCAGGGACGAAGGACTCTCGTTCATCGCAGACCGAAACCCATCGACCGATAAGGGCGCGTTCAGGGTACTCGACACACACGTCGTCGGCCCCCTGGTCGAGGACGGCTACGTCACCGTCGAGCGGGTCGGCCGACGACGACTGGTCGAACTGACCGAACGGGGCGAGAACGCCTACCGGGCGTTCCACCACAAAGTCGACGAGGCCTGA
- a CDS encoding FAD-dependent oxidoreductase, with the protein MSTVHVVGGGPAGLSAAIFTAKNGLETAVSDTDGTWMHKAHLFNYPGIGSVDGSALTETMRNQAEHLDVDLRRDEHVESVERAGDGFTITTESGEESANYVVLATGANRDLAEDAGCAFDGDVVDVDVTMETSVDGLYATGAMVRAEEWQAVISAGDGAAAALNILSAERGDHFHDFDTPADADELFGSLVEE; encoded by the coding sequence ATGTCCACAGTACACGTCGTCGGCGGCGGGCCAGCCGGGCTGTCGGCCGCGATCTTTACCGCGAAGAACGGCCTCGAGACCGCGGTGTCCGATACTGACGGCACCTGGATGCACAAGGCGCACCTGTTCAACTACCCCGGCATCGGCTCCGTCGACGGGTCGGCGCTGACGGAGACGATGCGCAACCAGGCCGAGCACCTGGACGTCGATCTCCGTCGCGACGAACACGTCGAGTCGGTCGAACGGGCCGGCGACGGGTTCACGATCACCACGGAATCGGGTGAGGAGTCCGCCAACTACGTGGTGCTCGCGACGGGCGCGAACCGCGACCTCGCCGAGGACGCAGGCTGCGCGTTCGACGGGGACGTCGTCGACGTCGACGTCACCATGGAGACCTCCGTCGACGGCCTCTACGCGACCGGGGCGATGGTCCGCGCCGAGGAGTGGCAGGCAGTCATCTCCGCCGGCGACGGCGCGGCGGCCGCGCTGAACATCCTCTCCGCCGAGCGGGGCGACCACTTCCACGACTTCGACACACCCGCAGACGCCGACGAGCTCTTCGGTTCGCTCGTCGAGGAGTGA